A genomic region of Mus musculus strain C57BL/6J chromosome 7, GRCm38.p6 C57BL/6J contains the following coding sequences:
- the Denn2b gene encoding DENN domain-containing protein 2B isoform X3, which translates to MTMTANKNSSITHGTGGTKAPRETLSRSQSVSPPPVLYPPRSPIYPLSDSETSACRYPSHSKSQVLLKDRHSRNPSLLGQDPSPETSPPICTLKATSFSYLDRTPSLRKREDQKETVQGAVQDVEGVAACLPLAQSTPFLGAGSRSVLLSCTGTRAHSLGIREKISAWEGRREASPRMSLCGEKREGPGSEWSVSEGCPSVGCPSVVPSPCSSEKTFDFKGLRRMSRTFSECSYPETEEEAEALPGRDSLYRLEKRPGRTEPSALLRGHGIRKESSAVLSRIQKIEQALKEQPGRGLPQLPSSCYSVDQGRRKTGTLGTLEEPTGTASVSPSSRAGGVAGVAGEAGPPLDREGSASMKSETPGNSSSPQLLPPKSSPDPAVNPVPKPKRTFEYEADKNPKTKPSNGLPPSPTPAAPPPLPSTPAPPVTRRPKKDMRGHRKSQNRKSFEFEDASSLQSLYPSSPTENGTESQPKFGSKSTLEENAYEDIVGGLPKENPYEDVDLKNRRAGRKSQQLSENSLDSLHRMWSPQDRKYNHPPMQLSLKSNSQSLRSGNWSERKSHRLPRLPKRHSHDDMMLLAQLSLPSSPSSLNEDSLSTTSELLSSRRSRRIPKLVQRINSIYNAKRGKKRLKKLSMSSLETASLRDENSESESDSDDRFKAHTQRLVHIQSMLKRAPSYRTLELELLEWQERELFEYFVVVSLKKKPSRNTYLPEVSYQFPKLDRPTKQMREAEERLKAIPQFCFPDAKDWLPVSEYSSETFSFMLTGEDGSRRFGYCRRLLHTSTLCLCSFPSFLSENSMFGGRKEPSGKGPRLPEVYCVISRLGCFGLFSKVVGTGPR; encoded by the exons ATGACCATGACTGCCAACAAGAACTCCAGCATCACTCATGGAACCGGAGGCACTAAGGCCCCTCGGGAGACGCTGAGCAG gTCTCAGTCAGTCTCTCCACCTCCAGTTTTATACCCACCAAGAAGTCCCATCTACCCACTCAGTGACAGTGAAACCTCAGCCTGCAGGTACCCCAGCCACTCTAAATCCCAGGTGCTCCTCAAGGACCGGCATTCTCGAAATCCTTCACTCCTAGGTCAAGATCCGTCCCCAGAAACCTCACCACCCATTTGTACCCTCAAGGCTACCAGCTTCAGCTATTTGGACAGAACCCCTTCATTACGCAAAAGAGAGGACCAGAAGGAGACTGTCCAGGGTGCAGTCCAGGATGTAGAAGGTGTGGCTGCTTGCCTCCCCCTTGCCCAGAGCACCCCATTCCTAGGGGCCGGGTCTCGGAGTGTCTTGCTGAGTTGCACTGGTACCCGAGCCCATAGCCTGGGTATCCGAGAGAAGATCTCAGCATGGGAAGGTCGCCGAGAGGCTTCACCCAGGATGAGTCTGTGTGGAGAGAAGCGGGAGGGCCCTGGGAGCGAGTGGTCGGTCAGTGAGGGCTGCCCCAGTGTGGGCTGCCCCAGTGTGGTGCCATCCCCCTGCAGCTCAGAAAAGACCTTTGATTTCAAAGGCCTCCGGAGGATGAGCAGGACCTTCTCTGAGTGTTCCTACCCcgagacagaggaggaggcagaggcacttcCTGGACGGGACTCTTTATACCGGCTGGAGAAGCGTCCAGGCCGGACTGAGCCCAGTGCCTTGCTCAGGGGGCATGGCATCAGGAAAGAGAGCTCAGCAGTGCTGAGCCGGATCCAGAAGATCGAACAAGCCCTAAAGGAGCAGCCTGGCCGGGGTCTCCCCCAGCTCCCTAGCAGCTGCTACAGTGTAGACCAAGGGAGGAGGAAGACTGGAACTTTGGGCACCTTGGAGGAGCCAACAGGAACTGCAAGTGTAAGCCCCagcagcagggcaggaggagtggCCGGAGTTGCTGGGGAGGCAGGCCCACCCCTGGACAGGGAAGGCAGTGCTTCCATGAAGTCAGAGACCCCTGGAAATAGCTCCAGTCCCCAGCTGCTGCCTCCGAAGAGCTCCCCTGATCCAGCTGTGAACCCTGTTCCCAAACCCAAGCGTACCTTTGAGTACGAGGCTGACAAGAATCCTAAGACTAAGCCAAGCAATGGTCTACCTCCTTCACCCACACCTGCTGCTCCACCCCCCTTGCCTTCCACCCCAGCCCCACCAGTCACCCGGAGACCCAAGAAGGACATGCGTGGTCACCGGAAGTCACAGAACAG AAAATCCTTCGAGTTTGAGGATGCATCCAGTCTCCAATCCCTGTATCCCTCTTCTCCTACTGAGAATGGTACTGAGAGTCAACCCAAGTTTGGATCCAAAAGCACTTTAGAAGAGAATGCCTATGAAGATATTGTGG GAGGGCTTCCCAAGGAGAATCCCTACGAGGATGTGGACTTAAAGAACCGGAGAGCTGGACGAAAATCCCAGCAACTGTCTGAGAACTCCTTGGACTCTTTGCACAGGATGTGGAGTCCCCAAGACAGGAAGTACAACCACCCACCCATGCAG CTGTCCCTGAAGTCCAACAGCCAGTCCCTGCGCAGTGGGAACTGGTCAGAAAGGAAGAGCCATCGTTTGCCACGATTACCCAAGAGGCATAGCCATGATGACATGATGCTGTTGGCTCAGCTGAGCCTGCCATCTTCACCCTCCAGCCTCAATGAGGACAGCCTCAGCACCACAAGTGAGCTGCTGTCCAGCCGCAGGTCCCGCCGCATTCCCAAG cttGTCCAAAGAATTAACTCTATCTATAATgccaagagaggaaagaagaggttgAAAAAGCTGTCTATGTCCAGCCTTGAGACAGCATCATTGAGAG ATGAGAACAGTGAAAGCGAGAGTGACTCTGATGACAGGTTCAAAG CCCACACCCAGCGCTTGGTCCACATCCAGTCGATGCTGAAGCGAGCGCCCAGCTATCGGacgctggagctggagctgctcGAGTGGCAGGAGCGGGAGCTTTTTGAGTACTTTGTGGTTGTGTCCCTCAAGAAGAAGCCATCTCGGAACACCTACCTCCCTGAAGTCTCCTATCAGTTTCCCAAG CTGGACCGTCCCACCAAACAGATgcgggaggcagaagaaaggctCAAAGCTATCCCCCAGTTTTGCTTTCCGGATGCCAAGGACTGGCTCCCTGTGTCAGAATACAGCAG TGAAACCTTTTCTTTCATGCTGACTGGGGAAGATGGCAGCAGGCGCTTTGGCTATTGTAGGCGCTTACTG CATACCTCTACCCTGTGTCTGtgttcctttccctccttcctatcAGAAAACAGCATGTTTGGAG GGAGAAAAGAG ccAAGTGGGAAAGGGCCTCGGTTGCCAGAGGTGTACTGTGTCATCAGCCGCCTAGGCTGCTTCGGTTTGTTTTCCAAG GTGGTGGGCACAGGTCCTAGATGA
- the Denn2b gene encoding DENN domain-containing protein 2B isoform X4 — translation MTMTANKNSSITHGTGGTKAPRETLSRSQSVSPPPVLYPPRSPIYPLSDSETSACRYPSHSKSQVLLKDRHSRNPSLLGQDPSPETSPPICTLKATSFSYLDRTPSLRKREDQKETVQGAVQDVEGVAACLPLAQSTPFLGAGSRSVLLSCTGTRAHSLGIREKISAWEGRREASPRMSLCGEKREGPGSEWSVSEGCPSVGCPSVVPSPCSSEKTFDFKGLRRMSRTFSECSYPETEEEAEALPGRDSLYRLEKRPGRTEPSALLRGHGIRKESSAVLSRIQKIEQALKEQPGRGLPQLPSSCYSVDQGRRKTGTLGTLEEPTGTASVSPSSRAGGVAGVAGEAGPPLDREGSASMKSETPGNSSSPQLLPPKSSPDPAVNPVPKPKRTFEYEADKNPKTKPSNGLPPSPTPAAPPPLPSTPAPPVTRRPKKDMRGHRKSQNRKSFEFEDASSLQSLYPSSPTENGTESQPKFGSKSTLEENAYEDIVGGLPKENPYEDVDLKNRRAGRKSQQLSENSLDSLHRMWSPQDRKYNHPPMQLSLKSNSQSLRSGNWSERKSHRLPRLPKRHSHDDMMLLAQLSLPSSPSSLNEDSLSTTSELLSSRRSRRIPKLVQRINSIYNAKRGKKRLKKLSMSSLETASLRDENSESESDSDDRFKAHTQRLVHIQSMLKRAPSYRTLELELLEWQERELFEYFVVVSLKKKPSRNTYLPEVSYQFPKLDRPTKQMREAEERLKAIPQFCFPDAKDWLPVSEYSSETFSFMLTGEDGSRRFGYCRRLLGEKSQVGKGLGCQRCTVSSAA, via the exons ATGACCATGACTGCCAACAAGAACTCCAGCATCACTCATGGAACCGGAGGCACTAAGGCCCCTCGGGAGACGCTGAGCAG gTCTCAGTCAGTCTCTCCACCTCCAGTTTTATACCCACCAAGAAGTCCCATCTACCCACTCAGTGACAGTGAAACCTCAGCCTGCAGGTACCCCAGCCACTCTAAATCCCAGGTGCTCCTCAAGGACCGGCATTCTCGAAATCCTTCACTCCTAGGTCAAGATCCGTCCCCAGAAACCTCACCACCCATTTGTACCCTCAAGGCTACCAGCTTCAGCTATTTGGACAGAACCCCTTCATTACGCAAAAGAGAGGACCAGAAGGAGACTGTCCAGGGTGCAGTCCAGGATGTAGAAGGTGTGGCTGCTTGCCTCCCCCTTGCCCAGAGCACCCCATTCCTAGGGGCCGGGTCTCGGAGTGTCTTGCTGAGTTGCACTGGTACCCGAGCCCATAGCCTGGGTATCCGAGAGAAGATCTCAGCATGGGAAGGTCGCCGAGAGGCTTCACCCAGGATGAGTCTGTGTGGAGAGAAGCGGGAGGGCCCTGGGAGCGAGTGGTCGGTCAGTGAGGGCTGCCCCAGTGTGGGCTGCCCCAGTGTGGTGCCATCCCCCTGCAGCTCAGAAAAGACCTTTGATTTCAAAGGCCTCCGGAGGATGAGCAGGACCTTCTCTGAGTGTTCCTACCCcgagacagaggaggaggcagaggcacttcCTGGACGGGACTCTTTATACCGGCTGGAGAAGCGTCCAGGCCGGACTGAGCCCAGTGCCTTGCTCAGGGGGCATGGCATCAGGAAAGAGAGCTCAGCAGTGCTGAGCCGGATCCAGAAGATCGAACAAGCCCTAAAGGAGCAGCCTGGCCGGGGTCTCCCCCAGCTCCCTAGCAGCTGCTACAGTGTAGACCAAGGGAGGAGGAAGACTGGAACTTTGGGCACCTTGGAGGAGCCAACAGGAACTGCAAGTGTAAGCCCCagcagcagggcaggaggagtggCCGGAGTTGCTGGGGAGGCAGGCCCACCCCTGGACAGGGAAGGCAGTGCTTCCATGAAGTCAGAGACCCCTGGAAATAGCTCCAGTCCCCAGCTGCTGCCTCCGAAGAGCTCCCCTGATCCAGCTGTGAACCCTGTTCCCAAACCCAAGCGTACCTTTGAGTACGAGGCTGACAAGAATCCTAAGACTAAGCCAAGCAATGGTCTACCTCCTTCACCCACACCTGCTGCTCCACCCCCCTTGCCTTCCACCCCAGCCCCACCAGTCACCCGGAGACCCAAGAAGGACATGCGTGGTCACCGGAAGTCACAGAACAG AAAATCCTTCGAGTTTGAGGATGCATCCAGTCTCCAATCCCTGTATCCCTCTTCTCCTACTGAGAATGGTACTGAGAGTCAACCCAAGTTTGGATCCAAAAGCACTTTAGAAGAGAATGCCTATGAAGATATTGTGG GAGGGCTTCCCAAGGAGAATCCCTACGAGGATGTGGACTTAAAGAACCGGAGAGCTGGACGAAAATCCCAGCAACTGTCTGAGAACTCCTTGGACTCTTTGCACAGGATGTGGAGTCCCCAAGACAGGAAGTACAACCACCCACCCATGCAG CTGTCCCTGAAGTCCAACAGCCAGTCCCTGCGCAGTGGGAACTGGTCAGAAAGGAAGAGCCATCGTTTGCCACGATTACCCAAGAGGCATAGCCATGATGACATGATGCTGTTGGCTCAGCTGAGCCTGCCATCTTCACCCTCCAGCCTCAATGAGGACAGCCTCAGCACCACAAGTGAGCTGCTGTCCAGCCGCAGGTCCCGCCGCATTCCCAAG cttGTCCAAAGAATTAACTCTATCTATAATgccaagagaggaaagaagaggttgAAAAAGCTGTCTATGTCCAGCCTTGAGACAGCATCATTGAGAG ATGAGAACAGTGAAAGCGAGAGTGACTCTGATGACAGGTTCAAAG CCCACACCCAGCGCTTGGTCCACATCCAGTCGATGCTGAAGCGAGCGCCCAGCTATCGGacgctggagctggagctgctcGAGTGGCAGGAGCGGGAGCTTTTTGAGTACTTTGTGGTTGTGTCCCTCAAGAAGAAGCCATCTCGGAACACCTACCTCCCTGAAGTCTCCTATCAGTTTCCCAAG CTGGACCGTCCCACCAAACAGATgcgggaggcagaagaaaggctCAAAGCTATCCCCCAGTTTTGCTTTCCGGATGCCAAGGACTGGCTCCCTGTGTCAGAATACAGCAG TGAAACCTTTTCTTTCATGCTGACTGGGGAAGATGGCAGCAGGCGCTTTGGCTATTGTAGGCGCTTACTG GGAGAAAAGAG ccAAGTGGGAAAGGGCCTCGGTTGCCAGAGGTGTACTGTGTCATCAGCCGCCTAG